A single Ziziphus jujuba cultivar Dongzao chromosome 11, ASM3175591v1 DNA region contains:
- the LOC107432831 gene encoding ras-related protein RABE1a, with translation MAAPPARARADYDYLIKLLLIGDSGVGKSCLLLRFSDGSFTTSFITTIGIDFKIRTIELDGKRIKLQIWDTAGQERFRTITTAYYRGAMGILLVYDVTDESSFNNIRNWIRNIEQHASDNVNKILVGNKADMDESKRAVPTSKGQALADEYGIKFFETSAKTNLNVEEVFFSIARDIKQRLADTDSRTEPQTIRINQPDQGAGAAQATQRSACCGS, from the exons ATGGCTGCTCCACCTGCAAGAGCTCGAGCCGACTACGATTACCTCATAAAGCTCCTTCTGATCGGCGATAGCG GTGTGGGTAAAAGTTGCCTTCTTTTACGTTTCTCTGATGGTTCCTTTACAACTAGTTTTATTACAACCATTGG CATTGATTTTAAGATAAGAACTATAGAGCTTGACGGAAAACGAATCAAGTTGCAAATCTGGGATACTGCTGGTCAGGAGCGTTTTCGAACTATTACAACTG CTTACTATCGTGGAGCCATGGGTATTTTGCTTGTGTATGATGTCACTGATGAGTCATCTTTCAACA ACATCAGGAATTGGATACGTAACATAGAACAGCATGCTTCTGATAATGTTAACAAGATCCTTGTGGGAAACAAGGCTGACATGGATGAAAGCAAAAGG GCTGTACCCACCTCAAAGGGCCAAGCTCTTGCTGATGAATATGGCATTAAGTTCTTTGAGACT AGTGCAAAGACAAATTTAAATGTGGAGGAGGTTTTCTTTTCAATAGCTAGGGATATCAAGCAAAGGCTTGCAGATACTGACTCGAGGACTGAG CCTCAGACAATCAGGATTAACCAACCAGACCAGGGAGCAGGGGCTGCTCAAGCAACTCAAAGATCAGCTTGTTGCGGTTCTTAA
- the LOC107432806 gene encoding WAT1-related protein At2g37460 → METKGHGLYERAKPFIAVVFLQFGFSGMDILCKAALNEGVSNYVLVVYRHAVATIVMTPFAVFLDKKVRPKMTLQIFIKLMVLSLLEPVIDQNFYFIGLRYTTATFAAAMCNILPAITFIMAWVLRLEKVKCKSIRSQAKIIGTAATVGGAMIMTLMKGPLLELFWTKAVSTTHQHQSAGGTSLSHSIKGALMITIGCFSWACFMVLQAITLKTYPAELSLTAWVCLLGTLEGTAVALVMERGNQAAWAVKWDMKLAASLYSGVVCSGLAYYIQGIVMKERGPVFVTAFSPLSMVFVAIMSSFILGEQLFLGRVIGATIIVVGLYLVVWGKSNDHISTTPITDEESGPNKQILNASCIGKENSNHEVITMDETVEGSEANMKK, encoded by the exons ATGGAGACGAAGGGACATGGATTATATGAAAGAGCAAAGCCATTCATTGCAGTCGTTTTCTTGCAGTTTGGATTCTCAGGAATGGATATTCTCTGCAAGGCTGCATTGAACGAGGGCGTTAGCAATTATGTACTCGTCGTCTATCGCCATGCCGTTGCCACCATTGTCATGACTCCTTTTGCTGTGTTTCTGGATAA AAAAGTAAGGCCGAAGATGACGCTTCAAATCTTCATCAAGCTAATGGTGCTCAGCTTGCTGGA GCCAGTTATTGACCAAAACTTTTATTTCATTGGGTTGAGGTATACAACAGCAACGTTTGCAGCTGCTATGTGCAATATTCTTCCTGCCATTACTTTTATAATGGCTTGGGTTCtcag ACTTGAGAAAGTAAAATGTAAGAGCATTAGGAGCCAAGCAAAGATTATAGGAACAGCAGCAACAGTTGGAGGAGCCATGATTATGACATTGATGAAAGGTCCACTTTTGGAGCTGTTTTGGACAAAAGCAGTTTCAACTACCCACCAACACCAATCCGCCGGGGGGACTAGTCTTTCTCATTCCATTAAAGGTGCCCTCATGATCACGATTGGCTGCTTTAGCTGGGCCTGTTTCATGGTTCTTCAG GCAATTACACTAAAAACATACCCAGCTGAGCTCTCTTTAACAGCTTGGGTATGCCTTTTGGGAACATTGGAGGGAACTGCTGTGGCTCTTGTTATGGAGAGAGGAAATCAAGCTGCTTGGGCTGTAAAGTGGGATATGAAATTAGCTGCATCTCTCTACAGC GGAGTAGTCTGTTCAGGACTAGCTTATTACATTCAAGGAATAGTTATGAAAGAAAGAGGCCCTGTTTTTGTTACAGCTTTTAGTCCCCTGAGTATGGTTTTTGTTGCCATCATGAGCTCTTTCATTTTGGGAGAGCAATTGTTCCTTGGAAG GGTAATTGGAGCTACTATCATTGTTGTGGGGCTATATCTTGTTGTGTGGGGCAAAAGCAATGACCATATATCAACAACCCCAATAACTGATGAGGAAAGCGgaccaaataaacaaatattaaatgcAAGTTGCATTGGAAAAGAGAATTCTAATCATGAGGTCATCACTATGGATGAAACTGTTGAAGGAAGTGAAGCAAACATGAAAAAATAA